One genomic segment of Acropora muricata isolate sample 2 unplaced genomic scaffold, ASM3666990v1 scaffold_754, whole genome shotgun sequence includes these proteins:
- the LOC136907708 gene encoding ATP-dependent DNA helicase RecQ-like: MAALSLEEAIESALQSFPNIECLKDEQKKHTAALLWKKDMLGLLPRGFGKSLIFKPYLGIFELVKGRKNSHVIIVSALNAITKQQVQEIADTGISAVAVGHSRETDENILKGEYKLVFGSAENKETVWSLVVDEAHVAQSWGQDTKEKTAFREAYRDIASIRSFLNPGTPLLALTATVEQRSREALVKLLGMPKASVIDVPGIHQNIRFSVKNVKRGLSCFNWLVDKIGTKQEETPKTIAFCRSINDIPVVLSHLAYKDENKSKSECLFEVYRSNSPAELRERVRKSLRNDDGPIRVVIAISARSLGVNFKDIRYVKHYGPAPDLRSQLQEAGRDGKEAHNIMFYNGQQLRLCDKKLKLASK; the protein is encoded by the exons ATGGCAGCCTTGAGTTTGGAAGAAGCAATAGAAAGTGCTttacaaagttttccaaataTCGAATGTTTAAAGGATGAACAGAAGAAACATACCGCAGCATTGCTATGGAAGAAAGACATGTTGGGTCTGTTACCAAGAGGATTTGGTAAAAGCTTAATTTTCAAACCATATCTGGGAATCTTCGAGTTGGTGAAAGGCAGAAAAAATTCTCACGTTATCATTGTCAGCGCGTTGAATGCTATAACCAAACAGCAGGTTCAGGAAATTGCCGACACAGGCATATCAGCTGTAGCTGTTGGCCATAGCCGTGAAACTGATGAAAATATACTGAAGGGCGAATACAAGTTGGTCTTTGGTAgtgcagaaaacaaagaaacagtgtGGAGCTTAGTCGTTGATGAAGCTCATGTTGCTCAAAGTTG GGGCCAGGATACTAAAGAGAAAACAGCTTTTAGGGAAGCTTATAGGGACATTGCCTCAATAAGATCCTTTCTTAATCCAGGAACTCCGTTACTTGCCTTGACGGCCACTGTGGAACAGAGAAGCAGAGAAGCTCTCGTGAAGCTTCTTGGGATGCCTAAAGCAAGTGTGATTGATGTGCCAGGTATCCATCAAAACATACGGTTCTCTGTCAAGAATGTCAAGAGGGGGCTGAGTTGCTTCAATTGGCTTGTTGACAAGATTGGCACTAAACAGGAGGAAACTCCTAAGACTATTGCATTTTGTAGGAGTATTAATGACATTCCAgttgtattgagccaccttgcTTATAAAGATGAGAACAAGTCAAAAAGTGAGTGTCTATTTGAAGTGTACCGCAGCAACAGCCCTGCTGAACTAAGAGAGCGAGTAAGAAAGTCCTTAAGGAATGATGATGGTCCCATTAGAGTAGTAATTGCCATCTCTGCACGTAGCCTAGGAGTGAACTTCAAAGACATCAGATATGTCAAACACTATGGTCCTGCCCCGGATTTGCGTAGTCAATTGCAAGAAGCAGGCAGGGATGGCAAAGAGGCACATAATATCATGTTTTACAATGGTCAGCAGCTGCGTCTCTGTGACAAAAAATTAAAGCTTGCTTCAAAATAG